A single region of the Octopus bimaculoides isolate UCB-OBI-ISO-001 chromosome 6, ASM119413v2, whole genome shotgun sequence genome encodes:
- the LOC106875251 gene encoding protein-tyrosine sulfotransferase 1, giving the protein MWSRLYLQTMISMHGRKGSIRKRLFVGATFIVICIYLSYQTFSCVGGPKVYMVPSDPIHYIYDEKNRAIPYNKDMPLIFIGGMPRSGTTLMRAMLDAHPLVRCGEETRVIPRILAMRFQWEKSAVEKKRLMEAGMTSDVVDSAISAFILEVIAKHGEAAPRLCNKDPFTLKSGLYLKQLFPNARFLLLIRDGRAVVHSIITRKVTITGFDLTSYSKCLKKWNQAIEAMYSQCIQAGSSRCMPVYYEKLVLQPEIWMRKILEFLDLEWDSKVLHHEEYIGKPGGISISKTERSTDQVIQPVNLEALSKWVGKMPKDVVEGMSEIAPMLAVLGYDPKANPPNYGKPDAMVAENTQNIQKNREFWKKKVDIIIKDTPAKGSISNRTQSFHKSLSRTDKHWRNTSSHMT; this is encoded by the exons ATGTGGAGTAGACTATACTTGCAAACAATGATAAGTATGCATGGAAGAAAAGGTAGCATCCGTAAGCGGCTATTTGTCGGTGCTACATTTATTGTAATTTGCATCTATTTGTCCTACCAAACTTTCTCATGCGTTGGAGGCCCTAAAGTCTACATGGTTCCAAGCGACCCAATACATTACATTTACGATGAAAAGAATCGAGCTATCCCATATAACAAAGATATGCCTCTTATTTTTATTGGTGGAATGCCTCGAAGTGGTACAACACTAATGCGTGCAATGTTAGATGCTCATCCTCTAGTACGATGCGGAGAGGAGACACGAGTCATTCCCCGTATTCTTGCCATGAGATTTCAATGGGAAAAATCAGCTGTTGAGAAAAAGAGACTCATGGAAGCAGGTATGACGTCTGATGTCGTTGATTCAGCCATATCTGCTTTCATTTTAGAAGTTATTGCAAAACATGGAGAAGCTGCACCTCGCTTGTGTAACAAGGATCCCTTCACATTAAAATCAGGTCTTTATCTTAAGCAGTTGTTTCCAAATGCACGTTTTCTGCTGTTAATACGTGACGGCAGAGCTGTTGTACACTCTATAATTACACGCAAAGTCACAATTACCGGTTTTGATTTGACCAGCTACAGTAAATGTTTAAAGAAATGGAACCAAGCTATAGAAGCAATGTACTCGCAATGTATTCAGGCTGGCTCCAGTAGATGTATGCCAGTCTATTATGAGAAATTAGTTTTACAACCAGAAATATGGATGCGTAAAATTCTTGAATTTCTTGACTTAGAATGGGACAGCAAAGTTTTACACCATGAAGAATATATTGGAAAACCTGGTGGTATATCTATTTCAAA AACTGAGCGCTCAACAGACCAAGTAATTCAACCTGTAAATCTAGAAGCTTTGTCAAAATGGGTTGGTAAAATGCCGAAGGATGTTGTTGAAGGCATGTCTGAAATTGCTCCAATGCTCGCTGTTCTTGGATATGATCCAAAAGCAAACCCACCTAATTATGGAAAGCCTGATGCAATGGTGGCAGAAAATACTCAGAATATACAGAAGAACAGAGAATTCTGGAAGAAAAAAGTCGACATAATCATTAAAGATACCCCAGCAAAAGGTTCTATCTCCAATCGAACACAAAGTTTTCACAAATCTCTTAGCAGAACAGATAAGCATTGGAGGAACACATCAAGTCACATGACATGA